The Kribbella amoyensis genomic sequence GGCGGATCTTCGACGCCGACGACTTCGGCGACGAGTTCACCCCGCAGGCCCGCGAGCGCAGCGAGACGTTCCGCGAAGTGGCCGAGGGCAACCTCAAGAAGGACTAGAGCACCAGCACCTGGCGGATCGAGGCTCCCGCGGCCAGGGTGTCGAAGGCCTCGTTCAGCCCGTCCAGGGTGACGGTGGCGCTCAGCAACCGATCCACGGGGAGCCGCCCCGCGCGGTACAGGCTGATGTAGCGCGGGATGTCCCGGCCGGGCACGGCCGAGCCGAGGTACGAGCCCTTCAGCGTGCGTTCCTCGGCGACGAGTGAGACGGCCGGGATGCTCAGCTGCTGCGACGGATGCGGCAGCCCGACCGTGACAGTGGTGCCGCCCCGTCGCGTTGCCGCGTACGCCTGCGCCAGCACAGCGGCACTCCCGACGGTCTCGAACGCGTACTGCGCGCCGCCGCCCGTCGCCTCTCGGACTTGCTCTGCCACGTCGTCCGACCGGGCATCCACGACCGCTGTCGCACCCAGCGACTCGGCCAGCGCCAGCTTCTCCGGAACGACGTCCACGGCAACGATCGGATGCGCACCGACCAGAACGGCCCCGAGCAACGCCGACAACCCGACACCGCCGAGCCCAAACACCGCTGTACTACGTCCCGCCTGCACCTGGGCCGTGTTGACCACAGCACCCACTCCGGTCATCACCGCGCACCCGAACAACGCCGCGATCTCGGGTGGCAACGCGGGATCCACCGGGACCGCGGACCGGGCCGACACGACCGCGTGGTCGGCGAACCCGGACACGCCGAGGTGATGGTGGACGCCGGACAACCGCTGCGATCCACCGAGCAACGCGCCGGCCGTGTTCGCGGCGGCCCCCGGCTCGCACAATGCGGCCCGCCCCTCCGCACACGGGTCGCACCCGCCGCACGCCGGGACGAACGCGAACCCGACCGTGTCCCCCGGCGCGAATCCGGGCGCCTCGGAGATCACCACCTCGCCGGTCGCTTCGTGGCCGAGCAGCATCGGCATCACCCGCGGCCGCGATCCGTCGATCACGGACAGGTCCGAGTGGCACAACCCGGCCGCCCGGAT encodes the following:
- a CDS encoding zinc-dependent alcohol dehydrogenase family protein; translated protein: MIVRGAVLREMGLPAPYAESRPLRIEELELAPPGPGELLVRIRAAGLCHSDLSVIDGSRPRVMPMLLGHEATGEVVISEAPGFAPGDTVGFAFVPACGGCDPCAEGRAALCEPGAAANTAGALLGGSQRLSGVHHHLGVSGFADHAVVSARSAVPVDPALPPEIAALFGCAVMTGVGAVVNTAQVQAGRSTAVFGLGGVGLSALLGAVLVGAHPIVAVDVVPEKLALAESLGATAVVDARSDDVAEQVREATGGGAQYAFETVGSAAVLAQAYAATRRGGTTVTVGLPHPSQQLSIPAVSLVAEERTLKGSYLGSAVPGRDIPRYISLYRAGRLPVDRLLSATVTLDGLNEAFDTLAAGASIRQVLVL